The following are encoded together in the Pseudomonas sediminis genome:
- the rseP gene encoding sigma E protease regulator RseP: protein MSGLYMLVGTLIALGVLVTFHEYGHFWVARRCGVKVLRFSVGFGTPLLRWHDRQGTEFVVAAIPLGGYVKMLDEREGDVPPELVEQSFNRKSVRQRIAIVAAGPLANFLLALLFFWFVAMLGSQQVRPVIGGVQPDSLAEVAGLRAGQEIVAVNGEATSGWAAVNLQLVRRLGESGTLDLRVLEPGSTVETPKQVQLDNWLRGVDEPDPIGSLGIRPWRPVLEPVLAELDPKGPAQAAGLQAGDRLLALDGEPLPDWQALVDRVRALPGEAITLRIERDGQARDVELTLAARGEGEARSGYLGAGVQGVEWPPEMLREVRYGPLDGVVEGMRQTWSMSLLTLDSLKKMLFGELSVKNLSGPITIAKVAGASAESGLGDFLKFLAYLSISLGVLNLLPIPVLDGGHLLFYLVEWVRGRPLSERVQGWGMQIGISLVIGVMLLALVNDLSRL from the coding sequence ATGAGTGGGTTGTACATGCTGGTTGGCACCCTGATCGCACTGGGTGTCCTGGTCACCTTTCACGAGTACGGACACTTCTGGGTGGCTCGCCGCTGCGGCGTCAAGGTGCTGCGCTTTTCCGTCGGCTTCGGTACGCCATTGTTGCGCTGGCACGACCGCCAGGGCACTGAGTTTGTCGTAGCAGCCATTCCTCTGGGCGGCTACGTCAAGATGCTCGATGAGCGCGAGGGCGATGTACCGCCCGAACTGGTCGAGCAGTCCTTCAATCGCAAGAGTGTACGCCAGCGCATCGCCATTGTTGCCGCTGGCCCGCTGGCCAATTTCCTGCTGGCGCTGCTGTTCTTCTGGTTCGTCGCCATGCTCGGCAGTCAGCAGGTTAGGCCGGTGATCGGTGGCGTGCAGCCGGACAGCCTGGCGGAAGTGGCCGGGCTGCGTGCTGGGCAGGAGATCGTTGCAGTCAACGGCGAGGCCACCAGTGGTTGGGCGGCGGTCAATCTGCAGCTGGTAAGGCGTCTGGGCGAGAGCGGTACGCTCGATCTGCGCGTGCTCGAGCCGGGCTCCACGGTTGAAACGCCCAAGCAGGTGCAATTGGATAACTGGTTGCGCGGCGTCGACGAGCCGGACCCGATTGGCTCGCTGGGGATTCGCCCCTGGCGCCCAGTGCTGGAGCCGGTGTTGGCTGAGCTCGATCCGAAAGGGCCGGCGCAGGCTGCGGGTTTGCAGGCTGGGGATCGTTTGTTGGCGCTCGATGGGGAACCACTGCCTGACTGGCAGGCTCTGGTCGATCGTGTACGCGCCTTGCCGGGCGAGGCGATCACCTTGCGTATCGAGCGTGACGGACAGGCACGTGATGTCGAGCTGACCCTGGCTGCGCGTGGCGAGGGTGAAGCCCGCAGTGGTTATCTGGGGGCGGGCGTACAGGGCGTCGAATGGCCGCCCGAGATGTTGCGCGAGGTGCGCTACGGTCCGCTCGATGGCGTCGTCGAGGGCATGCGTCAAACCTGGTCCATGAGCCTGCTGACCCTCGATTCCCTCAAGAAAATGCTGTTCGGTGAGCTCTCGGTAAAAAACTTGAGTGGGCCGATAACCATTGCTAAAGTGGCGGGCGCTTCAGCTGAGTCAGGGCTGGGGGATTTCCTGAAATTCCTTGCATATCTGAGTATTAGCCTGGGGGTTCTCAATCTGCTGCCCATTCCTGTACTGGATGGTGGGCATCTGCTGTTTTATCTGGTCGAGTGGGTGCGTGGTCGCCCCTTGTCTGAGCGGGTTCAGGGTTGGGGGATGCAGATCGGCATCAGTCTGGTCATCGGGGTCATGTTGCTTGCCCTGGTCAACGACCTCAGCCGCCTGTGA
- a CDS encoding OmpH family outer membrane protein: MRKLTQLVLFTAALIATPAFAEMKVAVLNYQMALLESDAAKRYAVDAEKKFGPQLNKLKTLESDAKRIQDRMVKDGDKMQQAERERLELEFKQKARDFQFQSKELNEAKAIADREMLGKLKPNLDKAVEDVIKNGNFDLVLERGAVIEVKPQYDITRQVIERMNQMR, translated from the coding sequence GTGCGTAAGTTGACTCAACTGGTTCTGTTCACCGCCGCCCTGATCGCCACTCCGGCGTTCGCCGAGATGAAGGTGGCCGTGCTGAACTATCAGATGGCGCTGCTCGAGTCGGATGCAGCCAAGCGCTACGCCGTCGATGCCGAGAAGAAGTTTGGTCCGCAACTGAACAAGCTCAAGACTCTGGAAAGCGACGCCAAGCGCATCCAGGATCGTATGGTCAAAGATGGCGACAAGATGCAGCAGGCTGAGCGCGAGCGTCTCGAGCTCGAATTCAAGCAGAAGGCCCGTGACTTCCAGTTCCAATCCAAGGAACTGAACGAAGCCAAGGCCATCGCCGACCGCGAGATGCTGGGCAAGCTGAAGCCGAACCTGGATAAGGCCGTCGAAGACGTGATCAAGAACGGCAACTTCGACCTGGTGCTCGAGCGTGGTGCGGTGATCGAGGTCAAGCCTCAGTACGACATCACTCGCCAGGTCATCGAGCGCATGAACCAGATGCGTTAA
- the bamA gene encoding outer membrane protein assembly factor BamA yields the protein MKRLLLPAVLSALMIAEVHAESFTISDIRVNGLQRVSAGSVFGALPLNVGERIDDRQLVDATRSLFRTGFFQDIQLGRDGDVLVVTVVERPSISGIEIEGNKAISTEDLLKGLNQSGLAEGEIFQRATLEGVRNELQRQYVAQGRYSAEIEAEVIPQPRNRVALKITINEGTVAAISHINVVGNTVFSDEDLVDLFELKTTNWLSFFKNDDKYAREKLSGDLERLRSYYLDRGYINMDISSTQVSITPDKKHVYITVNVEEGEKYSVRDVKLSGDLKVPEDDVRALLLVKEGQVFSRKIMTTTSELITRRLGNEGYTFANVNGVPEAHDEDNTVSITFFVDPGKRAYVNRINFRGNTKSEDEVLRREMRQMEGGWASTYLIDQSKTRLERLGFFKEVNVETPQVPGTDDQIDVNYSVEEQPSGSITASVGFAQNAGLILGGSISQNNFLGTGNRVSIGLTRSEYQTRYSFGFVDPYWTVDGVSLGYNAFYRTTDYDELDVDVSSYSVDSLGAGINIGYPISETARLTYGLTVQQDSIDTGRYTVDEIFDFIEAEGDNYLNFKGSIGWSESTLNRGVLANRGHSQSLVLETTIPGSDLSFYKLDYRGQVFTPISDNYTLRFHTQLGYGDSYGSTAELPFYEHYYAGGFNSVRGFKDSSLGPRSTPSSGTKPGTLADPDQDPLPFGGNVLVQGGVEMLFPLPFVKDQRSLRTALFWDVGNVFDTNCSSSQKKLSDSCNIDFSSMASSVGVGLTWITALGPLSFSLAMPIKKPDDADTQVFQFSLGQTF from the coding sequence ATGAAACGTCTGCTGCTACCTGCGGTACTGTCCGCATTGATGATCGCCGAAGTTCACGCCGAGTCCTTCACCATCTCCGATATACGCGTCAACGGCCTGCAGCGGGTTTCCGCTGGTAGTGTATTCGGCGCGTTGCCGCTCAATGTGGGCGAGCGGATAGATGATCGCCAGCTGGTCGATGCCACCCGTTCCCTGTTCCGTACTGGCTTCTTCCAGGATATTCAGCTTGGTCGCGATGGCGATGTGCTGGTCGTTACTGTGGTCGAGCGTCCCTCCATCTCCGGCATCGAGATCGAAGGCAACAAGGCCATCAGCACTGAAGACCTGCTCAAGGGCCTGAACCAGTCTGGTCTGGCCGAGGGCGAGATTTTTCAGCGCGCCACCCTCGAAGGCGTGCGCAACGAGCTGCAGCGCCAGTATGTCGCTCAGGGCCGTTATTCGGCCGAGATCGAAGCCGAGGTGATTCCGCAGCCGCGTAACCGCGTGGCGCTGAAGATCACCATCAACGAAGGCACCGTAGCCGCTATCTCCCACATCAACGTGGTCGGCAATACCGTGTTCTCCGATGAAGATCTGGTCGATCTGTTCGAGCTGAAGACCACCAACTGGCTGTCCTTCTTCAAGAACGACGACAAGTACGCCCGCGAAAAGCTGTCCGGTGACCTCGAGCGTCTGCGCTCCTACTACCTGGACCGCGGCTACATCAATATGGATATCAGCTCCACGCAGGTTTCCATCACCCCGGACAAGAAGCACGTCTACATCACCGTCAACGTCGAAGAGGGCGAGAAGTACAGCGTTCGCGACGTGAAACTGTCCGGTGACCTCAAGGTCCCGGAAGACGATGTGCGCGCACTGCTGCTGGTCAAGGAAGGTCAGGTCTTCTCGCGCAAGATCATGACCACCACCAGTGAGCTGATCACCCGTCGTCTGGGTAACGAGGGTTACACCTTCGCCAACGTCAACGGCGTGCCGGAAGCGCACGACGAAGACAACACCGTTTCGATCACCTTCTTCGTCGATCCGGGCAAGCGTGCCTACGTCAACCGTATCAACTTCCGCGGCAACACCAAGTCCGAAGACGAAGTGCTGCGTCGCGAAATGCGTCAGATGGAAGGTGGCTGGGCATCGACCTACCTGATCGACCAGTCCAAGACTCGCCTGGAGCGCCTGGGCTTCTTCAAGGAAGTCAACGTCGAAACTCCGCAAGTGCCAGGCACTGATGACCAGATCGACGTCAACTACAGCGTCGAAGAGCAGCCGTCCGGCTCCATCACTGCCAGCGTCGGTTTCGCCCAGAACGCCGGCCTGATCCTTGGTGGTTCGATCAGCCAGAACAACTTCCTGGGTACCGGTAACCGCGTCAGCATCGGTCTGACTCGCAGTGAATACCAGACCCGATACAGCTTTGGCTTCGTTGATCCCTACTGGACCGTCGACGGCGTGAGCCTGGGTTACAACGCCTTCTACCGCACCACCGACTACGATGAACTCGATGTCGATGTATCCAGCTATTCGGTTGACAGCCTGGGTGCAGGTATCAACATCGGTTACCCGATCAGCGAAACCGCGCGTCTGACCTATGGTCTGACCGTACAGCAGGACAGCATCGATACTGGTCGCTATACCGTCGATGAGATCTTTGATTTCATCGAAGCTGAGGGTGATAACTACCTCAACTTCAAAGGTTCGATCGGTTGGTCCGAGTCGACCCTGAACCGTGGTGTTCTCGCTAACCGTGGTCATTCGCAGAGCCTGGTGCTGGAAACCACCATTCCAGGTAGCGATCTGTCGTTCTACAAGCTCGACTACCGTGGTCAGGTGTTCACCCCGATCAGCGATAACTACACCCTGCGCTTCCATACCCAGTTGGGTTATGGCGACAGCTACGGTTCCACGGCTGAACTGCCGTTCTACGAGCACTACTACGCCGGTGGTTTCAACTCGGTACGTGGTTTCAAGGACAGCAGCTTGGGCCCTCGCAGTACCCCGAGCAGCGGTACCAAGCCTGGTACTCTGGCTGATCCGGATCAGGACCCGCTGCCGTTCGGTGGTAACGTATTGGTGCAGGGTGGCGTCGAGATGCTGTTCCCCCTGCCGTTCGTCAAGGACCAGCGTTCGTTGCGTACCGCGTTGTTCTGGGATGTGGGTAACGTATTCGACACCAACTGCTCGTCGAGCCAGAAGAAGCTCAGCGACAGCTGCAATATCGACTTCAGCAGCATGGCCAGCTCCGTGGGTGTTGGCCTGACCTGGATCACCGCGTTGGGCCCGCTGAGTTTCAGTCTGGCCATGCCGATCAAGAAGCCGGATGATGCCGATACTCAGGTATTCCAGTTCTCCCTGGGTCAAACCTTCTAA